A genomic region of Mesorhizobium sp. NZP2077 contains the following coding sequences:
- a CDS encoding HPr kinase/phosphorylase, translating into MLGAAVRPENIHATAVLIGEHGILVSGASGSGKTTLALALIDHCRQRGLFARLVGDDQLFVEAHAGRLVCRAPATIQGLAEVPGLGPRKLPFEPACVVDLHLRLLPAGEIARFQEDASDEILGCAVPRIDLAERNVQAALPAMMARLSMMPFL; encoded by the coding sequence ATGTTAGGTGCGGCCGTGCGGCCTGAAAACATTCACGCAACAGCGGTCCTGATCGGTGAGCACGGCATTCTGGTCAGCGGGGCGTCCGGTTCGGGCAAGACGACGCTGGCGCTGGCGCTCATCGACCATTGCCGCCAGCGCGGATTGTTCGCGCGGCTGGTTGGCGACGATCAGCTTTTCGTCGAGGCGCATGCGGGGCGGCTGGTGTGTCGCGCACCGGCCACCATACAAGGTCTCGCCGAGGTGCCGGGGCTCGGGCCACGCAAGCTGCCATTCGAACCGGCCTGCGTCGTCGACCTGCATCTGCGCCTGCTGCCAGCCGGCGAAATCGCACGCTTCCAGGAGGACGCCAGCGACGAGATCCTCGGCTGCGCGGTGCCGCGGATCGATCTGGCCGAGCGCAATGTCCAGGCGGCCCTGCCCGCCATGATGGCGCGGCTGTCGATGATGCCTTTTCTATGA
- a CDS encoding PTS sugar transporter subunit IIA, with product MIGLVLVTHGQLATEFRHAVEHVVGPQDNFETVAIGADDDMEQRRRDIVDAVARVDTGTGVIVLTDMFGGTPSNLAISVMESGRTEVIAGMNLPMLIKLSSIRKGDNMAAALDEAQAAGRKYINVASQLLSSK from the coding sequence ATGATCGGACTCGTGCTTGTAACGCACGGTCAACTGGCCACCGAGTTCCGACATGCCGTCGAACATGTCGTCGGGCCACAAGACAATTTCGAAACCGTGGCGATCGGTGCCGACGACGATATGGAACAGCGTCGCCGCGACATCGTCGACGCCGTCGCCCGTGTTGATACCGGAACGGGCGTCATCGTGCTGACCGACATGTTCGGCGGCACGCCGTCGAACCTCGCCATTTCGGTCATGGAATCCGGCCGCACCGAGGTGATCGCCGGCATGAACCTGCCGATGCTGATCAAGCTGTCGTCGATCCGCAAGGGCGACAACATGGCGGCCGCGCTCGACGAGGCGCAGGCCGCCGGCCGCAAATACATCAATGTCGCCAGCCAGCTTCTGAGCAGCAAATGA
- a CDS encoding HPr family phosphocarrier protein, producing MNALSPGKDQIAKDQITREFPIVNQRGLHARASAKFVQLASGFDAAVHVEKDGVKVGGTSIMGLMMLAASPGYSIRVTASGPEALEVMDALEQLVASRFGEEC from the coding sequence ATGAACGCGCTATCCCCGGGAAAAGACCAGATCGCCAAAGATCAGATCACCCGGGAGTTTCCGATCGTCAACCAGCGCGGCCTGCATGCACGCGCCTCGGCCAAATTCGTCCAGCTCGCCAGCGGCTTCGACGCCGCGGTGCATGTCGAGAAGGACGGTGTCAAGGTCGGCGGCACATCGATCATGGGCCTGATGATGCTTGCCGCCAGCCCGGGTTACTCGATCCGCGTTACCGCCAGCGGGCCGGAGGCGCTCGAGGTCATGGACGCGCTGGAGCAACTTGTCGCCTCCCGCTTCGGCGAGGAATGCTGA
- the ahcY gene encoding adenosylhomocysteinase, with product MTGSKDYVVADISLAGWGRKELDIAETEMPGLMACREEFGAKKPLKGARITGSLHMTIQTAVLIETLKALGADIRWASCNIFSTQDHAAAAIAEAGIPVFAVKGESLEQYWDYTDRIFQWTDGGLSNMILDDGGDATMYILIGARAEAGEDVLSNPQSEEEEYFYAQVKKRLKASPGFFTKQKAAIRGVTEETTTGVNRLYQLQKKGLLPFPAINVNDSVTKSKFDNKYGCKESLVDGIRRGTDTMMAGKVAVVCGYGDVGKGSSASLKGAGARVKVTEVDPICALQAAMDGFEVVTLEDAAPTADIVITTTGNKDVVTLDHMRSMKDMVIVGNIGHFDNEIQVASLRNLKWTNVKPQVDMITFPDGKRMILLSEGRLLNLGNATGHPSFVMSASFTNQVLAQIELFSKGEQYQNQVYVLPKHLDEKVARLHLDKLGARLTELSGEQAAYIGVTPQGPFKPEHYRY from the coding sequence ATGACGGGTAGCAAGGATTATGTGGTCGCCGACATCTCGCTTGCCGGCTGGGGCCGCAAGGAGCTGGATATCGCCGAAACCGAAATGCCGGGCCTGATGGCCTGCCGCGAGGAATTCGGCGCCAAGAAGCCGCTGAAGGGCGCGCGCATCACCGGCTCGCTGCACATGACCATCCAGACGGCGGTGCTGATCGAGACGCTGAAGGCGCTCGGCGCCGATATCCGCTGGGCCTCCTGCAACATCTTCTCGACGCAGGACCATGCGGCGGCGGCGATCGCCGAGGCCGGCATTCCGGTCTTCGCCGTCAAGGGCGAGAGCCTCGAACAGTACTGGGACTACACCGACCGGATCTTCCAGTGGACCGATGGCGGCCTCTCCAACATGATCCTCGACGATGGCGGCGACGCCACCATGTACATCCTGATCGGCGCCCGCGCCGAGGCCGGCGAGGACGTGCTGTCCAACCCGCAGAGCGAGGAAGAGGAATATTTCTATGCCCAGGTCAAGAAGCGCCTGAAGGCTTCGCCCGGCTTCTTTACCAAGCAGAAGGCTGCCATCCGCGGCGTCACCGAAGAGACGACGACCGGCGTCAACCGGCTCTACCAGCTGCAGAAGAAGGGCCTGCTGCCCTTCCCCGCCATCAACGTCAACGACTCGGTCACCAAGTCGAAATTCGACAACAAATATGGCTGCAAGGAATCGCTGGTCGACGGCATCCGTCGCGGCACCGACACGATGATGGCCGGCAAGGTCGCGGTCGTCTGCGGTTATGGCGACGTCGGCAAGGGCTCGTCGGCTTCGCTCAAGGGCGCCGGCGCCCGCGTCAAGGTCACCGAGGTCGACCCGATCTGCGCCCTGCAGGCGGCGATGGACGGCTTTGAAGTCGTCACGCTGGAAGATGCGGCTCCGACCGCCGACATCGTCATCACCACCACCGGCAACAAGGATGTCGTCACCCTCGACCATATGCGGTCGATGAAGGACATGGTGATCGTCGGCAACATCGGCCACTTCGACAACGAGATCCAGGTCGCGTCGCTGCGCAATCTGAAATGGACCAACGTCAAGCCGCAGGTCGACATGATCACCTTCCCGGACGGCAAGCGGATGATCCTGCTGTCGGAAGGCCGGCTGCTCAATCTCGGCAACGCCACCGGCCACCCGAGCTTCGTCATGTCGGCATCCTTCACCAACCAGGTGCTGGCCCAAATCGAGCTGTTCAGCAAGGGCGAGCAGTACCAGAACCAGGTCTATGTCCTGCCCAAGCATCTCGACGAGAAGGTCGCGCGCCTGCACCTCGACAAACTCGGCGCCCGCCTGACCGAATTGTCGGGTGAGCAGGCCGCCTATATTGGCGTCACGCCGCAGGGGCCGTTCAAGCCGGAACACTACCGCTATTAA
- a CDS encoding PAS domain-containing sensor histidine kinase, translating into MPGQNPHGAGSAVSGGHDDSGTVNPATQGGRLSWRARAGLFLASSALAAPLAGAVAHAENAAVTTAGLSINTVEVMQLAVFVGVTGAALLSAIVLIRERARTSAENVELRSRVADVNAALRRSEALLNLRDQRVVVWASENKKPELIGTLPVESGAPEERAAFLAFGRWLMPRSAAALEHAIAGLREKARPFDLVIESQAGAPLEVHGRKSAAHILVRFVSLSETQRSQARLKIDNQRLAADHDTMIGLLEALKMPAWLRDEHGRLKWVNRAYADAVEAESAEAAVRDAKEFLGGQAREAIGAQHKLHPVFEQSLSTVIEGDRRVFAVTDFASADGSAGLACDTSAIETIRGEYERTVRSHADTLDQLNTAVAIFDTDEKLRFFNQAFQKLWGLDIGFLHSAPDNALLLDRLRSEGKIAEQPEWRRWKEGLLGAYRAVESQEHWWHLPDGKTIRVVANPQPKGGVTWVFENLTEKMDLESRYRTAVRVQGETLDNLAEGVAVFGPDGRLRLSNPAFATLWGLSGDAAKPNVHVSTIRDLSDRQAVDSPWPGFVAAITGFDDERRERHGQTELNNGIVLRYAVIPLPNGQVMMTFVDVTDSVNVERALKDKNEALEKSDQLKNDFVQHVSYELRSPLTNIIGFTELLSVPTTGPLNQKQREYVEHVSSSSSVLLTIVNDILDLATVDAGIMQLDISEVHVDRTIAAAAELVADRLQEHSIRLEVDAAAAPKTFHGDEIRIRQILYNLLSNAANYAPEASTIRLACRHLADGVEFSVHDDGPGMPPDVLDSVFRRFEPRTNGGRRRGAGLGLSIVKSFVELHGGHVRIETGKDKGTTVICTFPDMPGIRAAAE; encoded by the coding sequence ATGCCGGGGCAAAACCCGCACGGAGCGGGATCGGCCGTTTCCGGCGGCCATGACGATTCGGGGACCGTAAACCCGGCCACCCAGGGCGGGCGCCTTTCATGGCGTGCCCGAGCGGGCTTGTTCCTGGCCAGCTCCGCGCTGGCCGCTCCCTTGGCTGGCGCCGTGGCGCATGCCGAGAACGCCGCTGTGACCACCGCAGGGCTGTCGATCAACACGGTCGAAGTCATGCAGCTTGCCGTGTTCGTCGGCGTGACCGGCGCGGCATTGCTGTCGGCCATCGTTCTCATCCGCGAGCGAGCCCGCACCTCGGCTGAGAATGTCGAGCTGAGAAGCCGTGTCGCCGACGTCAACGCGGCGCTGCGCCGTTCGGAAGCACTGCTCAATCTGCGCGACCAGCGTGTGGTCGTCTGGGCCTCGGAAAACAAGAAGCCAGAACTCATCGGCACATTGCCGGTCGAAAGCGGCGCGCCGGAGGAGCGGGCGGCGTTCCTCGCCTTCGGCCGCTGGCTGATGCCGCGCTCGGCGGCAGCGCTCGAACATGCCATCGCGGGCTTGCGCGAAAAGGCGAGGCCTTTCGACCTGGTCATCGAATCGCAGGCCGGCGCTCCGCTCGAAGTGCATGGCCGCAAGAGCGCCGCGCATATACTGGTGCGGTTTGTCTCGCTTTCCGAAACGCAGCGCAGCCAGGCCCGGCTGAAGATCGACAACCAGAGGCTGGCCGCCGACCATGACACGATGATCGGCCTGCTCGAAGCGCTGAAGATGCCGGCATGGCTGCGCGACGAGCACGGACGCCTGAAATGGGTCAACCGCGCCTATGCCGACGCTGTCGAAGCCGAAAGCGCCGAAGCCGCCGTCCGCGACGCCAAGGAATTCCTCGGCGGCCAGGCACGCGAGGCGATCGGCGCTCAGCACAAACTGCATCCGGTTTTCGAACAGTCGCTCTCCACGGTGATCGAAGGCGACCGCCGGGTGTTCGCGGTGACCGACTTCGCCAGCGCCGACGGTTCGGCCGGCCTTGCCTGCGACACCAGCGCCATCGAGACCATTCGCGGCGAATATGAGCGGACGGTGCGCAGCCACGCCGACACGCTCGACCAGCTCAACACCGCCGTCGCTATTTTCGACACCGACGAGAAGCTGCGCTTCTTCAACCAGGCCTTCCAGAAACTGTGGGGCCTGGACATCGGCTTCCTGCACAGCGCGCCTGACAACGCGCTTTTGCTCGACCGGCTGCGCAGCGAAGGCAAGATCGCCGAGCAGCCCGAATGGCGCCGCTGGAAGGAAGGCCTGCTCGGCGCCTATCGCGCGGTCGAATCGCAGGAACATTGGTGGCATCTGCCTGACGGCAAGACCATCCGCGTCGTCGCCAACCCGCAGCCCAAGGGTGGCGTCACCTGGGTGTTCGAGAATCTAACCGAGAAGATGGACCTGGAAAGCCGCTATCGCACAGCGGTGAGGGTCCAGGGCGAGACGCTCGACAACCTCGCCGAAGGCGTGGCGGTGTTCGGGCCCGATGGCCGGCTCCGCCTGTCGAACCCGGCCTTTGCCACGCTGTGGGGATTGAGTGGCGACGCCGCCAAGCCCAATGTGCACGTCTCGACGATCCGTGATCTTAGCGACCGGCAGGCGGTCGACAGCCCCTGGCCTGGCTTCGTTGCCGCCATCACCGGGTTCGACGACGAGCGCCGCGAACGCCATGGCCAGACCGAGCTCAACAACGGCATCGTGCTGCGCTACGCCGTGATTCCGCTGCCCAACGGGCAAGTGATGATGACCTTCGTCGACGTCACCGACAGCGTGAATGTCGAACGCGCGCTGAAGGACAAGAACGAGGCGCTGGAAAAATCAGACCAGCTCAAGAACGACTTCGTCCAGCACGTGTCCTATGAGCTACGCTCGCCGCTGACCAACATCATCGGCTTCACCGAACTGCTTTCCGTGCCGACGACCGGACCGCTGAACCAAAAGCAGCGCGAGTATGTCGAGCATGTCAGCTCGTCGTCCTCGGTCCTGCTCACCATCGTCAACGACATACTCGACCTGGCGACCGTCGACGCCGGCATTATGCAGCTCGACATTTCCGAGGTGCATGTCGACCGTACCATCGCGGCGGCTGCGGAACTCGTTGCCGATCGGCTGCAGGAGCATTCGATCCGGCTTGAGGTCGATGCCGCTGCCGCGCCGAAGACGTTCCACGGCGACGAAATCCGCATCCGCCAGATCCTCTACAATCTGCTCAGCAACGCCGCCAACTACGCGCCGGAGGCCAGCACCATCCGTCTCGCCTGCCGCCATCTGGCGGACGGGGTGGAATTCTCGGTTCATGACGACGGTCCCGGCATGCCGCCGGATGTTCTGGATTCAGTGTTCCGTCGCTTCGAACCGCGTACCAATGGCGGCCGCCGGCGCGGCGCCGGCCTCGGCCTGTCGATCGTCAAGAGCTTTGTCGAACTGCATGGCGGCCACGTTCGCATCGAAACCGGCAAGGACAAGGGCACGACCGTCATCTGCACCTTCCCCGACATGCCGGGCATCCGCGCCGCGGCCGAGTAG
- the tsaE gene encoding tRNA (adenosine(37)-N6)-threonylcarbamoyltransferase complex ATPase subunit type 1 TsaE, giving the protein MTGLVLERLLTDETQTARLGEDLALALRAGDVLALKGDLGAGKSTLARALIRTLADDTSLDVPSPTFTLVQSYDTRIPVHHFDLYRLSSASEFDELGFDEALTQGAALVEWPERAEGYLPKTTLSIELLQHGEGRLARLSGQGAAFDRAARSLAMRGFLEDAGWDEARRRHFIGDASARSYEIVTLAAQEPRVLMNSPRLVLGPPVRDGKPYAVIAHTAQSVSAFVAIDRALMAGGVSVPEIHAEDQDQGFLLLEHLGSEGFLGKDGEPLAERYAAAAELLAMMHGQTWPQRLQAGPGSFHEVPPFDRDAMMIEADLLVDWYVPAISGSPASDDLRTGYAREWNVLFDRLQGSEYTLMLRDFHSPNIIWREDRAEHDRLGIVDFQDALIGPSAYDVASLAMDARVTLPPEIEKRTLDAYVAARHAAGAFDEASFLESYAIMAAQRNSKILGIFVRLEKRDGKPYYLKHLPRIRDYLRRALSHPALASLRDFYHAHGLLEERTL; this is encoded by the coding sequence ATGACGGGCCTAGTGCTGGAGCGGTTGCTCACCGATGAGACACAGACAGCGCGATTGGGCGAAGATCTGGCGCTGGCATTGCGTGCCGGCGACGTGCTGGCGCTCAAGGGCGATCTCGGCGCAGGCAAGTCCACTCTCGCACGGGCGCTGATCAGGACGCTGGCGGACGACACCAGCCTCGACGTGCCGAGCCCGACCTTCACTTTGGTGCAGAGCTACGACACGCGCATCCCGGTCCATCATTTCGATCTCTACCGCTTGTCCTCGGCAAGCGAGTTCGACGAGCTCGGCTTCGACGAAGCGCTGACGCAAGGGGCTGCCCTGGTCGAATGGCCCGAGCGGGCCGAAGGCTATTTGCCGAAGACAACGCTATCGATCGAGCTTCTCCAGCATGGCGAAGGCCGGCTGGCGCGGCTGTCGGGGCAAGGGGCCGCCTTCGACCGCGCGGCGCGGTCGCTGGCCATGCGCGGCTTCCTGGAAGATGCCGGCTGGGACGAAGCGCGGCGGCGACATTTCATCGGCGACGCCTCGGCCCGCTCCTATGAGATCGTCACGCTCGCCGCCCAGGAGCCGCGTGTGCTGATGAACTCGCCGCGGCTGGTGCTCGGCCCGCCCGTGCGCGACGGCAAACCCTATGCGGTGATCGCCCACACCGCCCAGTCGGTCTCCGCCTTCGTCGCCATCGACCGGGCCTTGATGGCTGGTGGTGTCAGTGTCCCCGAAATCCACGCCGAGGACCAGGACCAGGGCTTCCTGCTGCTTGAACATCTCGGTTCCGAAGGGTTTCTCGGCAAGGACGGCGAACCGCTGGCCGAGCGCTACGCCGCGGCCGCCGAGCTGCTGGCCATGATGCACGGCCAGACCTGGCCGCAGCGCCTGCAAGCCGGACCCGGCAGCTTCCACGAGGTGCCGCCCTTCGACCGCGATGCGATGATGATCGAAGCCGACCTTTTGGTCGACTGGTATGTGCCGGCGATATCGGGCAGCCCGGCCAGCGACGATCTGCGCACTGGCTACGCCAGGGAATGGAACGTACTTTTCGACCGGCTGCAAGGCAGCGAATACACGCTGATGCTACGCGACTTCCATTCGCCCAACATCATCTGGCGCGAGGATCGCGCTGAGCATGACCGGCTGGGCATCGTCGACTTCCAGGATGCGCTGATCGGACCTTCAGCCTATGACGTGGCTTCGCTCGCCATGGATGCCCGCGTCACCCTACCGCCCGAAATCGAAAAGCGGACGCTCGACGCCTATGTCGCGGCGCGCCATGCAGCAGGAGCCTTTGACGAAGCGAGCTTCCTGGAATCCTATGCAATCATGGCCGCACAGCGCAATTCCAAGATCCTCGGCATTTTCGTGCGGCTCGAAAAACGCGACGGCAAACCTTATTATCTGAAGCACCTGCCGCGCATCCGCGACTATCTGCGCCGGGCGCTGTCCCACCCGGCGCTCGCCAGCCTGCGGGACTTCTATCATGCGCACGGGCTGCTTGAGGAACGAACGCTGTGA
- a CDS encoding nucleotidyltransferase family protein, whose translation MIAGPDTAIVLAAGLGKRMRPITDTIPKPLVRIAGKTLLDWGLDSLAAAGVAKAVVNVHYLPEQITAHVAARRAPKIVISDESDRLLDSAGGIVKALPELGEQPFYILNADTFWIDHGPLNLGRLALAWDAAKMDILLMLADLHQATGHCGSTDFLVAPDGALRRSKGDPAGLIYAGAAIIHPRLFKDAPAEPHSLNAYFDKAIAAGRLFGMPMHGHWITVGTPDAIPLAEEAVAGALTESQ comes from the coding sequence GTGATAGCAGGACCGGACACTGCCATCGTACTCGCCGCCGGGCTTGGCAAGCGCATGCGGCCGATCACCGACACTATTCCCAAGCCGCTGGTCAGGATCGCCGGCAAGACGTTGCTTGACTGGGGGCTCGACAGCCTCGCCGCCGCCGGCGTCGCCAAGGCCGTGGTGAACGTTCACTATCTGCCTGAACAGATAACAGCCCATGTCGCGGCGCGTCGGGCACCGAAGATCGTCATTTCCGATGAGAGCGACCGGCTGCTCGATTCCGCCGGCGGCATCGTCAAGGCGCTGCCGGAACTGGGCGAGCAGCCCTTCTATATCCTCAACGCCGACACCTTCTGGATCGACCACGGTCCGCTCAATCTCGGCCGCCTCGCCCTTGCATGGGACGCCGCGAAAATGGATATTCTGCTGATGCTGGCTGATCTCCATCAGGCGACCGGACACTGCGGCTCAACCGATTTCCTGGTGGCGCCGGACGGCGCCTTGCGGCGATCGAAAGGCGATCCGGCTGGGCTGATCTATGCCGGTGCGGCGATCATCCATCCGCGCCTGTTCAAGGACGCACCGGCCGAACCGCATTCGCTCAACGCCTATTTCGATAAAGCCATTGCCGCGGGCCGGCTGTTCGGCATGCCGATGCACGGCCACTGGATCACCGTCGGTACGCCCGATGCCATCCCGCTGGCGGAAGAAGCCGTCGCCGGCGCGCTAACCGAGTCGCAATGA
- the addB gene encoding double-strand break repair protein AddB, with protein MSGSSRVFSIPPGAPFLPTLAEALLAGRLIPGFHLDGDPLALADVTIYVPTRRAARALRGVFVDSLRARGGGGSAILPVIRPLGEFDEDEALFDAEPAAAIDLAPPISATERLLLLTPLVRAWKRRLPEHVVKLFAEEIVIPASTADAIWLARDLAGLMDEIETEGTDWAKLKDLVTGSLAGWWQVTLEFLGIVTDAWPKFLVESDRSNPAAHRSALIRAEAARLRRNPPAGPVIAAGSTGSIPATAELLAAIACLPAGAIVLPGLDRTLDEGSFQALVAPGARPAVLGHPQYGLARLIGKIGVLRSDVEEIGVAEPRLALRAALVGEALRPAETTELWAETRNGFSPTDIAGAFADVTLLEAASERDEAVAIAVALKQAVEQPGQRAALVTGDRALARRVCVELQRFGVVADDSGGTPLANSPAASLLRLALEAVFRPGDPVGLLSLLKHPLLGLGLERATVRNAAGLVELVALRGGTGRPDIVSLPELFETRLTGLGGDSRPPFWLSRLTVRAIEDARNLLERLTQALAPLTAFRSQAEADLAALVKASVETLENLGRSADGGLGELYAGDPGEKLAELLRGLVAASASLSFAASEWPDVMDALIAPESVKPAQGTDRNIAIWGALEARLQDVDTLVIGGLNEGVWPRKPESDRFMSRLMKTGIDLEPPERRIGLAAHDFQMAMGARHVVLARSARSGDAPAVPSRWLQRLLTFIGNDQSAILRRRGDELLAWARALDTGPKQDFAPRPQPKPPLAVRPTHFSVTEIETLRRDPYAVYARRILGLMALDPVIRDPGAAERGTLFHAILHLFSSRVADPRAPDALTSLIAAGRACFAEAALPVDVEAVWWPRFEKLAANIIEWERTRADAVVQRHAEERAGKTVVGQSGVTLSGYADRVDLLAGGMADILDYKTGSSPSKAQAHTLLAPQLALEGALLRRGAFKDLGAREPSQLAFIRLKPNGEVFEESILEHNRQPRTAADLAEEAWARLEKLLIHYADPATGYLSRALPFREGETDGDYDHLARVLEWSAGGDAGDEGGEA; from the coding sequence ATGAGCGGCTCCAGCCGCGTTTTTTCCATTCCCCCCGGAGCGCCGTTTCTGCCGACGCTGGCCGAGGCGCTGCTTGCCGGCCGCCTGATTCCCGGATTTCATCTCGACGGCGACCCGCTCGCTCTGGCCGATGTCACCATCTATGTGCCGACGCGCCGCGCCGCGCGCGCCTTGCGCGGTGTCTTCGTCGACAGTCTGAGAGCACGCGGCGGCGGCGGTTCGGCGATCCTGCCGGTTATCCGTCCGCTCGGCGAGTTCGACGAGGACGAAGCCCTGTTCGACGCCGAACCGGCGGCAGCAATCGACCTTGCACCGCCGATCTCGGCGACCGAACGGCTGTTGCTGCTGACGCCGCTGGTGCGCGCCTGGAAACGCCGGCTGCCGGAACATGTGGTGAAGCTTTTCGCGGAAGAGATCGTCATCCCCGCCTCCACCGCCGACGCGATCTGGCTGGCGCGCGACCTCGCCGGTCTGATGGACGAGATCGAGACGGAAGGCACGGACTGGGCGAAGCTCAAGGACCTGGTGACCGGCAGCCTTGCCGGATGGTGGCAAGTGACGCTCGAATTCCTCGGTATCGTCACCGATGCCTGGCCGAAATTCCTTGTAGAGAGCGACCGCTCCAATCCGGCCGCGCATCGCAGCGCGCTGATCCGCGCCGAGGCGGCGCGACTACGCCGCAACCCGCCAGCCGGACCGGTCATCGCCGCGGGATCGACCGGTTCGATCCCCGCCACGGCTGAACTGCTTGCCGCGATCGCCTGCTTGCCTGCCGGCGCCATCGTGCTGCCCGGGCTCGACCGGACGCTGGACGAAGGGTCCTTCCAGGCGCTCGTCGCACCCGGCGCGCGGCCGGCGGTGCTTGGCCACCCGCAATATGGCCTGGCCAGGCTGATCGGCAAGATCGGCGTGCTGCGCTCGGATGTCGAGGAGATCGGCGTGGCAGAACCGCGGCTGGCGCTACGCGCCGCTCTTGTCGGCGAAGCGCTGCGGCCGGCCGAGACCACCGAATTGTGGGCCGAGACGCGCAACGGGTTTTCGCCGACCGATATTGCCGGCGCCTTCGCCGACGTCACGCTGCTCGAGGCGGCCAGCGAACGCGATGAGGCCGTCGCCATCGCCGTCGCGCTGAAGCAGGCCGTCGAACAGCCCGGACAAAGGGCGGCTCTCGTTACCGGCGACCGCGCGCTGGCGCGGCGCGTCTGCGTCGAACTCCAGCGCTTCGGCGTCGTTGCCGACGATTCCGGCGGCACGCCGCTCGCCAATAGCCCGGCAGCTAGCCTGCTCCGCTTGGCGCTCGAGGCAGTGTTCCGGCCGGGCGACCCGGTCGGCCTGTTGTCATTGCTCAAGCATCCGCTGCTCGGCCTCGGCCTCGAACGCGCCACTGTGCGCAACGCGGCCGGACTGGTCGAACTGGTGGCACTGCGCGGCGGCACCGGCCGCCCCGACATCGTTTCGCTTCCGGAACTGTTCGAAACTCGTCTGACCGGCCTGGGCGGCGACAGCCGGCCGCCCTTCTGGCTTTCCCGGCTGACCGTGCGTGCCATCGAAGATGCTCGGAACCTGCTCGAGCGTCTGACGCAGGCCCTGGCACCGCTGACGGCTTTCCGCAGCCAGGCAGAAGCTGACCTTGCCGCGCTGGTCAAAGCCAGCGTAGAGACTCTGGAAAATCTCGGCCGTTCCGCCGATGGCGGCCTGGGCGAGCTCTATGCCGGTGACCCCGGCGAAAAGCTTGCCGAACTGCTGCGCGGGCTGGTCGCGGCATCTGCTTCGCTGTCGTTTGCGGCCAGCGAATGGCCTGACGTGATGGACGCGCTGATCGCGCCCGAGTCGGTCAAGCCGGCGCAAGGCACCGACAGGAACATCGCCATCTGGGGTGCGCTGGAAGCGCGGCTGCAGGATGTCGACACGCTGGTCATCGGCGGCCTCAACGAAGGTGTCTGGCCGCGCAAGCCGGAGAGCGACCGCTTCATGTCGCGGCTGATGAAGACCGGCATCGACCTCGAACCGCCGGAGCGGCGCATCGGCCTTGCCGCGCATGATTTCCAGATGGCCATGGGCGCGAGACATGTGGTGCTGGCCCGCTCGGCGCGTTCCGGCGATGCACCCGCCGTGCCGTCACGCTGGCTGCAACGCCTGCTCACCTTCATCGGCAACGACCAGTCGGCAATCCTGCGCCGGCGCGGCGACGAGCTGCTCGCCTGGGCGCGCGCCCTCGATACCGGTCCAAAGCAGGATTTCGCGCCAAGGCCGCAGCCGAAGCCGCCATTGGCGGTGCGCCCAACGCATTTTTCGGTCACCGAGATCGAGACCCTGCGCCGTGATCCCTACGCCGTCTACGCAAGACGCATCCTTGGGCTGATGGCGCTCGATCCGGTGATCCGCGATCCCGGTGCCGCCGAGCGCGGCACGCTGTTCCACGCCATTCTTCACCTGTTCTCCTCACGCGTGGCCGACCCGCGCGCGCCGGACGCGCTGACCAGCCTCATTGCCGCTGGCCGCGCCTGTTTTGCCGAGGCAGCCCTTCCGGTCGATGTCGAGGCGGTGTGGTGGCCACGTTTCGAAAAACTCGCCGCCAACATCATCGAATGGGAGCGCACGCGCGCCGATGCGGTGGTCCAACGGCATGCCGAGGAGAGGGCGGGGAAGACCGTCGTCGGACAGTCGGGCGTCACGCTGTCCGGTTATGCCGACCGCGTCGATCTGCTGGCCGGCGGGATGGCCGACATACTGGACTACAAGACCGGCTCCTCGCCATCCAAGGCGCAGGCACACACGCTGCTGGCGCCGCAACTGGCGCTGGAAGGCGCCCTGCTGAGGCGCGGTGCCTTCAAGGATTTGGGCGCGCGCGAACCGTCGCAACTGGCCTTCATCAGGTTGAAGCCGAATGGCGAAGTGTTCGAAGAGTCCATCCTCGAACACAACCGCCAGCCAAGGACCGCCGCCGATCTTGCCGAAGAAGCCTGGGCGCGGCTGGAAAAGCTTTTAATCCACTATGCTGATCCGGCGACCGGCTATCTGTCGCGCGCGCTGCCATTTCGCGAAGGTGAGACCGATGGCGACTACGACCATCTCGCCCGCGTGCTCGAATGGTCCGCCGGCGGCGACGCCGGTGACGAGGGAGGGGAGGCATGA